A window of Deferribacter autotrophicus genomic DNA:
TATTATCAGCTGCAATATTTTCAAAATAATCTGTTCTTTCACTCTCTTCATCATTATCAGAATATACATCCACATTTCTTTTACTTCTGTTTAAATGGCCAAGGGCTAAATTAATAGCAATTCTTTTTAGCCATGGGTAAAACTGGGATTTATCACGTAATGTCTCAAGTTTTTCAAATGCTTTCATAAAAGCCTCTTGCACAATATCATCAGCAACTTCTGTATCTTTCACCAGAGATAAAATCGCATTAAAAAGCTGCTTTTGATATTTAATAATCAATAGTTCAAATGAATCTATATCACCTTCAAGCACTGTCTTAACAATACTTTTATCAGACACTCTTTCCTCCTTCACTAATTAGACACTAATATACACCAAAAGTTCAGAATTTGAATATGGAATTGTTGACACAAAGAATATTTTAAGTTATAGAGACATTCTGCTACGATTTGGAGAGGTGTCCGAGTCTGGCCGAAGGAGCACGATTGGAAATCGTGTGTACCGTTAAAAGCGGTACCGAGGGTTCGAATCCCTCCCTCTCCGTTTCAACAGGATGGCTCGATGGGGCCTCTGCAATGGGAGCTGCGTGAACCCCGCCAGGCCCGGAAGGGAGCAACGGTAGCGTGGTTTCCCATGTGCCGGAGTGTCCCTGTCGAGCCAATTTAAATCAAAATTTCATTGAGGAGTCACATATGCTCAGAGTATTCAGAGAAAAGAAAAGATTATTAAGTATTTTTCTTTGGTTAGTAATCGCTGCATTCATTGGCACCATATTCTTAGTATGGGGAATGGGAGGAAAAACAAAGCAGGCAAATTTTGCCATAAAAGTGAATGATTACGAAGTAAGTTTTGCAGAATATCAAAAAGAATACGAAAACTTCTCCAATACTCTGAAATCTTTATTAGGTGGAAATCTTCCTGATAATCTTGATATCAATAAACAAGTTATAGATGGAATTGTTGAAAAGTACCTTTTAATCGATGAAGCTAATAAGAAAGGTGTCTTTGTTTCTGATATAGAAGTCCTTCACGAAATACAAAAAATTCCTTCATTTCAAACAAACGGAAAATTTGATGGAAAACGTTATATGGAAGTTCTAAAACTTAACAGAATGACGCCATCTCAATTTGAACGCTCTATTAGAACAGAATTAATAGTTAATAAAATGAAAGCGTTGATAGAAAACAGCGTCTTTGTAAATGAAGATGAAATAAAAAATGAATACAATTACAGAAATACAGTAGCTAAAATAAGTTATATAAAAATCTCATCTGAGAAATTTAAAAACAAAGTAAAGTACACGGATAGCGAACTCAAAGATTATTTTGAAAAAAACAAAGAAAATTATAGAGTCCCTGAAAAAATAAAAGTGAAATATATAATGTTCGATCCAGAACAATTTAATAAAACTTTCAAAGCAACTGAAGAAGAAATTGAAAAATACTATCTTCAACATCCAGATGAGTTTCAACAAAAAGAGGAAATAGCTGCAAAACATATTTTGATAAGAGTTAAAGACTGGAAAAATAAAAATGAAGTGGAAAGTGCTAAAAAGAAAATTAGTGACATCCTAGCTAAAATTAAAAAAGGTGAAAAATTTGAAGATTTAGCAAAAAAATACTCTGAAGATCCATCCGCTAAAAATGGTGGTGATTTAGGTTATTTTACCAAAGGGCAGATGATAAAAGAATTTGAAGATGCAACATTTAAATTGAAAAAAGGTGAAATTTCAGACGTTGTAAAAACACCTGTGGGATTTCATATAATTAAAGTTTACGATTATAAACCTGAGAAAAAGTTGACTTTGGACGAAGCAAAAGAACAAATAATTGAAAAATTAAAGACATTGAAAAAGAATGCTGCTTTCAACGAATATGTGTTTAATACATACAGAGACATTTTAAAAGCCTCAAATATTACTGCCTATGCTCTAGAAAATAAAAATATAAAAGTTTATGAAACTGGCTATTTCTCCATATTTGACAACGTCCCTCCTATTGGAAATAATATTGATTTAAAAAATAAATTATTTAGGCTCGATACCGCTGAAATTACAAACATTGTTGATATTCAAGGGGTAAAATACATTTTTGAGCTTGAAGATAGAAAAGATTCATACATCCCAGAATTTAATACAATTAAAGATGAAGTAACAAAAGATTTTATCGATGATAAAGCGGTGGAGTTAGCTAGACAAGAATCTGAAAACTTTTTGAAGAAATATAAAACCATTAATGAGATAGCAGATAAAGAAAAATACTCAGTTACAACCACTCCATATTTTAAAAGAACGGAACCTATTCCTGATTTAGGCATTAACACCGATTTATCTAAAGATATTTTTACTAATAAAGGTAAATTGTTATCAACACCTTATGAAATGGGTGACAATGTTTATATTATCTCAGTTATTGATGTAAAAACACCTGATTACAATAAAATAACTAAAGAAGAAAAGGATGAAATTAAGAATTATATCTTAAATATAAAGCAAAATGAGGCTTTAAGCAGTTATATTGATAAATTGAGAAATCAGGCAAAAATTGAAATAAATCCTGCGATAATTACAAAATAAATATGAAAGATCTGTTTTTCTTCTACGGCACCCTAAGATTGGGGTGCCCTATTTCAACAGTTGTCTTAAAAAATGCAAAATATATAACTACCATAACACTACAAGGTAAATTATACCTTACTAAGGATAAATACCCATTATTTGTTCCAGGTAAAGAAGGATTAGTAATTGGAGATATATTTGAGGTGCCAGCAAGCCTTATAGATCAGCTTGATGAATATGAAGAAATAAATTCTCCCCATTCTCCCTATGAAAGGGTGAAATTCAATAAAAATAATATCACATTTTGGGTTTATGCTGCAAAAAAAGAATTTTCAAAAAAACTAAATGAACTAAAAGTCATCCCTTCCGGAGATTGGTTGAATTATATCAAACAACATAGAAAAAACTCACTTTTCTCAGCCTAAATTAATGCTTACTAATATTAGCAAGCATCCCTTCTGAGTTAATAACAAAAGAATTCAAAAAATCTTAATTTCTTGCAGAATAACTTACCTACAACCATAAAAAACAATTCGAGGGCATTGCACAATAAAAAACGTTTCAAGTGTGTAACTTTATGATAAACAATAGATTGCTTCGCTGACGCTCAGGGTGACAACTCTTTTTTTCGTCATTGCGAGGAGCGGATGCGACGAAGCAATCTCATTATTATCAATATGTTAAACACTTGGTTGTGCATTCATGATATTTAACTGTGTACTGTGCAATATCCTCAATTCTCTAGCCCATAAAAATTGAAGGATGTGGGGAAATAGAAAAAGTTCGAAGTTCAAAGTTCAATTTTAAAATTGGTATACTTGAGTTAAAAACAAAAAAGGAGAGGTTTGAAACCTCTCCTTTCAAAAATTAGATATCATTCTACTTCTTCAAATTCTGATGCAGGTACGTTACATACAGGGCATTTATCAGGTGGAGTATCACCTTCTATAATATATCCGCATACTTTACATTTCCACTTTTTCATAAATAACCTCGAAAAATTAAAGCGCAATCACCTCTTTAATTTCAGGAATCATCTCTTTAAGTCTCATTTCAATACCATGCTTTAAAGTCATAGTACTAAACGGACATGTCCCACATGCACCTGTTAACTGAACTTTAACGATACCATCTTCAGTTACATCAATTAATTCTACATCACCACCATCAGCTTGAAGCCCTGGTCTTACCTGGTTTAAAACTTCTTGAACACGTTCTTTTAATGTCATCAAATACCTCCTAACTAACTACCTTTGATTTTATTTTTTCTTTCATTTCATCCACTATTTTTGGATCTTTCCCCATTCTGGAGTAATAATCTTTTAATGCAGCTTCAATTGCTTCTTCAGCCATCACAGAACAATGAATTTTTGCTGGTGGCAACCCATCCAAAGCTTCTACAATGGCCTCATTGGTAAGCTCTAAAACCTCTTCTACTTTTCTACCTTTAATTAACTCTGTTGCCATTGAGCTTGACGCAATTGCAGCACCACACCCAAATGTTTTGAACTTCACATCCTCAACAACACCTTCATCATTTATCTTCATATACAGTTTCATAACATCGCCACATGCTGGATTGCCCACTTCACCAATCGCATTTGCATCTTCAATCTCCCCCATATTTCTTGGATTCATAAAATGATCCATAACTTTGTCACTATATGGTCCTTTTGCCATCATATCCTCCTAAAACATTACTTTTTGTTAAAATAAGGTGACATTTCACACAATCTATTAACTATACCTGGAGTAATCTCCAAGACATAGTCCACATCTTTCTCTTCAATATACTTTGACATGGAAAAAGTCAATGATCCGGCACAAATATCATTGGGAACTCCAACCGCTGTTAAAACATGAGATGCCTCAAGCTCTTCCTCATCTTCTGCCAAAATATTTGAAGAACATGCAGAACCACTTGCTGCGCATACTCCTTTTAAAGAGTACCACATGAGCAATGACTCGCCTTCAATATACTCTATCCAAAAACTTACATGGCCAGGTAATCTTTTCTCAGGATGCCCTGTAAAATGGAGAAAATCAAACATCTTTGCAAGTCCATCCCATAATTTCTGTCTCAACTTAATCATCTTTTTACTGTACTCAGCCATTTCTTCTTTGGCAATTCTAGCAGCCTCTCCCATACCCACAATTGCAGCTACATTTTCTGAACCACTTCTATAACCTTTCTCCTGAAATCCTCCATCAAACAACGGTGTAATTCTAACTCCATCACGAATATATAAAGCAGCAGCACCTCTTGGGCCATAAAAATTTTGAGATGCAATACTTAAAAGGTCGCATTGAAACTTTTCAACATCCACTTCAACATGTCCACAACTAGCTACTGCATCCACATGAAATATGACACCTGCTTCTTTGCATACTTTACCTAATTCTTCAATGTCTTGAATTGTGCCGATTTCAGGATTTGCATGCATTATAGAGACCAAAAGAGTATCTTTTCTAATGCTCTTTTTCAAATCTTGCGGATTTACAAGACCGGTATTATCAACTTTTAATTTTGTTACTTCATATCCATAGTTTGTTAACTTCAACGCCACATTCTGCACTGAATAATGCTCTATTTCACTAATAATAATATGTTTTTTATCTTTATACTCAGGGTTATTAGCAACCCCTTTAATAGCCAAATTATTAGACTCTGTACCACAAGACGTAAAGATAATATTATCAGGCTTGGCATTAATTAATGCAGCCACATGCCCTCTTGCCTCTTCGATAGCTTCAAAAGACTCTCTACCAAGCGGGTAAAAATGAGCACTGGGATTTCCGTATTTTTCACTAATAAAAGGTAACATCTTTTCTACAACCCTTTTATCAGGCTTCGTACCCGCCACATTATCCATGTAAATCATATCAAACTCCTCTTATTTAATTTCATCCATTATTTGGTTGATTATTACTTTCAAATAATCACCAACCAGTGTAATCTTTTTATTGTTTTTAAAATATGAAACTTTTTCACCTTCCAGTGCTTCTTGCAAGGTATCTATGGATCGCTCCTCAAATATTTTATCATCTTCAATTTCACACTCTCCATAAATATCAATCACAAATCCTGTCGAAACAGGAAGCATCCTCAATTCAAAATCTACTTCCAAATTTTCTTTTAAAAAGGACAAATAATTTTTAAATATATTATTATCTTCTTTTATAAAAAAGTAATTAAAAGGTAACATCTTATCCAACACTTTGTATACGCTTCTTGTAAACGAAAATATATCTCTCGTCTGATTTAGCAAATCATCAACTGCAGCTTTGCCAAAAACTGCAGCAGGAACATTTATAACGGCAAAAATATCATCTTCATCCATATCAAGCTGCTCTAAACAATAAAGTATAGGCTCGGAAATATACGAAACATGTTTAACACCTCTAACAGTACGAGAAAAATCGATCACTTTTCTTTCATAACCCTTTAACCTTTCAAGATAGTTAGAAATATCACTCAAAACTATTAAAAAATCATCCTCAAACCTTTCAGGCACGCTATTAATATTAACAAAATCACTATTATCCATTGAATCTAAATAACCTTGCTCAGTATAAATATTGGTTAATATTGATAGACCTCTGTTATTTAGTGTCTCTACTAATTCAGAAAGCAATAAAGAATCGTTTGCAAAAATTCCCACTTTAAACATAATTCATACCTTTTTTGTCTTTTTTTTACAAAATATACGTATTAAATAAAAAAGCAAGCATTATTTTATCTTTTCATACATTAAATAATTATCTTCATTTACAGTGAAATACAAATTTTTCACAGGCTGCCTATATCCACCAAATCTTGAAAACGTAATATTATCATATTTTATAGTCAATGCAGCGGCATTACCAATATCTATTAAAAAATATTTTTTAAATTTAATCTCTTTTTTAGTACCCTGCTCTGCAATAAAGTCTAAAACGGATGAATTATCAATTTTTATGTTCACCCAACAAATATCATTGAATATAAGTGTAACTTTATGTTTAGTTTCATTATCCAATAACTTCTTCTCTTTTATCTTTTCAAGAATTTCTGCAGGGTCTATCTCCATTGAACTGCTTTCAGTTTCATTTGCAGCAATAACATCTTCATATTTAGTAATATTCTCAGCAACAGTTTCTGTAATAATCACATCTTTTTTTTGACTTAATTTCTTTTTATTCACACTTAGGAAATAATAAACAACCCCTAAAATTAAAACTAAAACTACAACAAATAATATTATTGCTCTATGTATATTTTTTAAATTTACTTCTTTCTGAATGATTTCATCACTCTCAATTCTTACAAATTTTCTTTCAAAATCCTCTTTTTTACACTCTTCATCAAAAATGCTTTTCAACTCATCAAAATTAAGTCCTAAAAATTCACAATATGCTTTTGCAAAACCATATGCATGTACATATGAAGGTAATTTTGTATATTCTCCCTTTTCAATAAATTCTAGATAATGTTGACTTACTTTTATATTACTAGATATATCTTTTAGTGATAATCCCTTTTCTTCTCTTTTCTCTTTAAGGAGCTTTGCAAATTCACTCACTTATAAATACCCAATGAATTAAGATATTTAGATGCTTTTTTTGCTTCAGGGCTATTAGGAGTTTTTATAATAATTTCTTCAAAAATCTCTACGGCTTTATTATACTTTTTTTGGTTATAGTAATGCTCACCCAACTTCAATTTAAGTGAATTATTAGCCGGATTATACTCAACACTTTTTTCCAAAATCGCTTCAGCTTTTTCAACCTGATCTGTTTTCATATAAATGTCATACAACATCAAGTAAGAAGCAGTAAAAAATCTATTCATTTTTACTGATTTTTGAAAAAAGATTGAAGCTTCTTTTAGCTGTCCTAAAGTAAAATAAGCATAACCAATATTATAATATACCATCGGAATGTTAGGATATGTTGGATCCTGTAATATCCTCATCCATTGACTAATTGCCTCTTCAGTTTTTCCTTTTGCAGCCAAAATAGATGCATAGGTATTTATATATTCAGAATTATTTGGAGCAATATTTAAAGCTTTTAAAATATTCTCTTCAGCTTTAGAAAAAATATTCTTTTTTAAATAAAAAGTAGAAATGGCATAATATACCCTATCATCTTTTGGATTATACTTCAAAGCTTCCTCAAATTCTTTTAAAGCTCTGAAATCATTTTCACTAGTCAAGTATGCAAGTCCCAATTTATAATGGGACTCAGAAAGTTTTAACTTATCTACTCTTGGAGCACATGAAACAAAAATTGCTATTAAAAAAAAACTAATTATTTTTTTCATATATTATCCTCAACCCTTCTAATGTTAAATTCGGTTCATATACTTGCAAATATTTTGACTCTTCAACAAAAATACTTCCAAGTCCACCTGTTGTTACAATGGATAAATTCTTTGTATCACATTTCAACTCATCAATTATCCTCTCGATAATACCGTCAACCATCGACAAATATCCATAATAAATACCTGATTGAATCGATCTGATTGTATTGCTTCCCACTATTCTTTCAGGCTTTTCTATTTCTACTTCAGGTAATTTTGCTGTTCCTGTATGCAAAGCTTTTATAGAGAGCTTAATACCAGGACAAATCAAACCACCAACATAACTACCATTTTTATTAATCACATCAAAAGTGGTAGCGGTTCCAAAATCAACTATTATTGCAGGATAGCCGTACATGCTGATTACAGCCGCAGCATTTACAATTCTATCTGCTCCTACTTCTTTAGGATTTTCTATCGCAATCTTTACCCCTGTTTTAATACCAGGTCCTACAATCATTGGCTCACTGTTTAAATATTTCCTACATAACTTACTAAAAGTATATATTAAGGAAGGAACAACACTAGATATTATAACGCCACGAATATTATCAATATCTATCCCTTTTTTTTCCATTAACAACATAATAATAGAAGCATATTCATCTGTAGTCTTCAAATAGTCTGTGGCAAGTCTAAAATTTGAAATCAATTTATTATTATGAAACACACCTAAAACTATATTGGTGTTTCCAATATCAACTGCAAGTATCATATCCTATTTCTCCATAATAAATTATCTTTTCTTTACCATTCATATCCTTTACGATTAAAGATCCATCATCATTTATACCTTTTTCAATAAACTTTTCAACATTATTATTATAATGAAACATTATTTCTTCATTAAGATGCGCAGAATATTCAACCCAATATTCTTTAATTAAATTAAGTTTTCTCTCCCACTTTGCAAACTCTTCAAAAAACCTTATAAAAAAGTATTCTTTATTAATTTTTTCACCTTTTAGTTGAAAAATTGACACTGCTCTATGTTTCAATTCGTCAGGAAATTCTTTATTATTTAAGTTAACTCCAATCCCTAAAACCACTTTCTTCAATTTATTCCCTTCCATTCTTGCTTCTAGTAAAACACCTGAAACTTTCTTGCCATCAACTACCACATCATTAGGCCACTTTACTTTTGAATTTATTGAATAATCACTTTTCATTACATCACACAATGCATAAGCAGAAATAATATTCATTTTAAACAAATCTATAAAATTATTATTTTCCAATACCAGAGTAAAATACAGATTACTTTCCTCATCAGAATTCCATACTCTTCCTTGCCTACCTCTTCCTTTAATCTGCCTATCAGCAACTATAATATTATCGGGACTCAAATCAGAATTTAATGCAAAGTTATTTGTAGAATCAATGGTCTTAAAGTAGATTACATTATAATGCGGTTTAATCTTTTTTAATATTGTGTTTACTTTTTTCAAATCAAACATTTAATACATTTTTAACTCTACTTATTAAATCATCTAAATTTGAGCTCTTTTCCACAAAATATACATTACCATGAAGCTTGTCGAGCCCTTCATAAGAGTCAATATTTGCTGAGTATAAAATTACTGGCACATTACTTTTTTCACCAATAACTTTCAAAACCTCATCCCCTTCAACCTTTGGCATCTTCAAATCCAATATAACCAAATCAATATCATTTTCTTCAAAAGAAATTAACGCCTCTTCCCCATCCACTGCAGTAATAACGTTAAGTTTTAAATCACACAGCTCATCTCTCAACAACAATCTTATTGAAGGATCATCATCAACTATTAACACAGTTTTCACTTTACTTCCCCTTTCAGATATTAAAGCTTGTGTATATTATAACATATTGTATATTTTTTTCTCTATAAAAAATTCAACAATTTTTTTATCAAGTTTCCCTTTATCAGCTTCTTCACTAATAATCTTTAACGCCACATCAACAGGCACTGCTTTTTTATAAGGTCTATCCTTAGCAGTTAAAGCATCAAAAATATCAGCAATTGCCATCACTTTACCATAAATATGAATTTCATCTTCTTTTAAACCAAAAGGATATCCACTTCCATCAAGCCTTTCATGGTGCATACATGCAATTTTTGGCACATCTTTAAGTTCTTTTGTCCAAGGAATCTTTATCAAATACTCATAAGTATGGAGCACATGAGACTCAATTTCTTTTCTTTCCTCATCAGTTAAAGTACCCTTCTTTACAGACAACTGTTTATATTCATGTTCGTCCAGCAATCTATACTCATCCCCAATACTATCCTTGAATATTACATTTTTTAACCTATCCAGTTTATCTGACAGCTCATTTTCAAGAATTGTTGGCTCATTAGCCCTTTCTACTAATTCATACATCTCTAAAAACTCATCCTTATCGATATTTTCTACACAATGATAAAGTTTTAGCTTCATTTGTAATGCTTTAAATTGATCGTCATATAATTTTTTTGGTTTCATCAACACGTTTTCTCTAACACCTATTTTACCAAAATCATGTAGCAGTGTTGCATACTTTAAAACTTTCCAATCATCTCTACCCATTTTAAAATCAGGAAAATTTTCATCATCTTTGTCCATTTCCTCAATAATCTTATATGTTATTCTGTAAACCCTCTCTGTATGCCCTTTTGTAATTGGGTCCCTTGATTCAACAGCCTGAACACTAGCCCTGATAAAGCCTTCAAACATTTCCTCAATGTTTTTATAAAGTATGCTATTTTCCAAGGCTACCCCAATAATACCACTCAAAGAATGAACCACATTAATATCTTTTTTGTCAAAAACAGTGACATCCTTTTCAAAATTAATAATAGGATTGCCAAAAGGTATGTTTTTTTTATTTATAAGTTGTAATACTGAAATAAGATTATTTTTTGCATCAAAAATAGGAACCAAAAGCATCGATTTCGTACGATAATTTGACAATTTATCAAAATCTCTATTAAATTTAAAAGGAAACTCATCTCCTAAACAATATACATCATCTATAATAAACATCTCTTTCTTAAAAGCACAGTATCCGGCAATACTGTTTTCATCAACAGGCAAACTAAATTCCTTAAAAGGTATATCTACTGTATCATTTTGTGTATATTTAAAAATCAAAGTATCAGATTCTTCATGATAAAGATATATACTTCCAGCATCAGCATTTACAATTTCTCTCAGCCGCAATAAAACTTCATCCATCAATTCATCTAAGTCTTTTTTGCTTACAAGCAGTGATGCAATCTCAAGAAGTTTTAAATCCATATCTAACACCATTTTTTAAGAAAGCAAATAATGCAATCAGACCAGATATTACAAAGAAGCAAAACGAAATATACAAAAGAAAAGCATACGGTTTTATTAAATAAACAGACAAACACACTAGAGACAACAATAAATTTGCCATACAATATATTCTTTTTTTAACATTTTTAACAAACAGATAAAATAAACCGAACGTAGCCCAAGTATAATGAGCAAAATGTGCATGTAATAAAAGTATTACCTTATCACTTACCCCTGCAATTACTGTATACAAATACCAGAAGCCGAAAATTCCAGTTAGCAGCAAACCCATATAATTGAAAAATAAAAATTTATCATTAATCTTCCCAGATTTAACAAAATAATAAAAAATAAGAAGCAACAAAATCCCTGCACTCGATAACTCAATAATCGGGATATTTAAAAGCATTCCAATAAACATAGTTAAAACACCACCCACTAAAACAATCACAGAAACTACAATCTCTTTCTTTTTCATTTTTAAAAATTTAACAAATTCAGAAAAAAGTATAAGTGATAAAGGGAAAGAAAAAGACAAGTAATTATAAGAAAATTTTGTTTTCATTCCAAAAAAAGTATTATAGTTTAATGAATACATAAAATAAACCCAATCTAGAAGTAAAATATAAATAGAACTTTTTATAAATAATTTTTCTAAACCAACATAATCAGGATCGTATCGTAATAACATAGGTATTGTGAAAATAAAGTATACAAAGCTTACAATGGTAATCAAAACATAAAGCTTAAAGCAAATTAATGTTATCAATATTATTGAAAGATAAAAATATATCTTTTGTAATGTATCAAAAACAACTTTAAAATTTTTTTCGTTAACAACAATAGATAAATATGCATTTAATGCAAATCCCAAAATACCTACCATACCATGGAAATAAACACCCTCTTTAAACATGAAAAAGTCTGAATAAAAAAACGTGGTGAAAGCCGTTAAAAAGAAATAAAAAAATGTTAGCTTTTTTAACATAAAAGGCAATTTATCACTAATTTCCGTTTTTAACAACTAATTTTAACGCAATCTACACTCTTTACACATAAAATATAAATTTATTTCATAATCAATCACTTCCATATCTGTAAATTGTTTTGCAAAATTGATAATTGATTCCCTATCAAATTCTCTATCAATAATCTTATTACAACTTTTGCAAATAAGATGAATATGATCTTTTGTATTAAGTTCAAAAAGAGTCTTTTGAGATTCTAAATGAACCTCTTTCACTATCCTGTTATCTATAAGAACTTTTAAATTTTTATAAACTGTAGCAAGAGAAATAGTAGGAAGTATCTTTTTAATTTCCTCATATAGTTCTTCTATGGTAGCATGTCCGTATTTTTCAATTGCTTCAATCAAAATAATTCTCTGTGGGGTAGCCTTCAGATTATGTCTTTTTAAAATTTGGTTAATATACCGATTTTTATCACTCATATAATTATTCTAAAAATAATTCTAATAAAAGCAAGATATAATTTTATAATATTTTTATATACTAAATTTTATTACTTATAAAATATAATTGACAAACATAATTTTTAAACATATTCTAATTTAACTTAAGACGAATTTTAAGAAAGTTTAAAATTTGTATGCTATAATTTCTATAAGAGAAACTAAAGAAGGAGGTCATACAATGCCAAAGAAAAGCTTAGAAGGAACAAAAACACTTGAAAATTTAATGAAATCATTTGCAGGTGAATCACAGGCAAGAAATAGATACACCTTTTATGCTTCCATAGCTAGAAAAGAAGGTTATCGTCAAATTGAAGCTTTCTTCATAGAAACAGCTGATAATGAAAGGGAACACGGCAAAAGATTCTATAAACATGTTATTGAAAATTTAAACCTTACCGAACCTCTTATGGTGGATATTTCTGCTTCATACCCAGCACAACTTGGTAACACCTATCAGAATTTAATGGCTGCTGCTGCTGGTGAGCATGAGGAATTTGTAAAATTATATCCTGAATTTGCAGAAATAGCTGATGAAGAAGGATTCCCAGAAATTGCTCATCAATTCAGAATGATTGCTGAAGTAGAAAAATGGCATGAAAAAAGATTTTTAAAACTTGCTGAAAATATTGAAAAAAATAGGGTCTTCAAACGCGACACAAAAGTTTACTGGAAATGTAGAAACTGTGGCTATATTCATGAAGGTTTTGAAGCACCTGTTGCATGTCCTGCTTGTGCACACCCACAAGAGCATTTCGAACTTTTTGTAGAAAATTATTAATAAATTAAAGAGGGGTGAATTCCCCTCTGTTCACTCATACCCCTCAATCCAAAATTTTTAAATTAATCATTGATTTATTTCACCTAATTTTATAAATCTATAAAATTAAAAAGTTATAATATAGGGAGGAATTTTACATGAAATATAATCCTGCTGAGATAGAGCAAAAATGGCAAGATATTTGGGAAAAAGAAAAAATCTTTAAATCAGAAGCTGATTCATCAAAGAAAAAATATTACTGTCTTGAAATGTTTCCATACCCTTCAGGTAAAATCCACATGGGACATGTAAGAAACTATGCCATAGGAGACGTAATTGCACGCTATAAAATGATGCAGGGGTTTAATGTAATTCATCCAATGGGATGGGATGCCTTTGGACTACCAGCAGAAAATGCTGCTATTAAAAATAATATTCATCCTGCAAAGTGGACATATTCTAATATAGATTACATGAAAAAG
This region includes:
- a CDS encoding RNA polymerase sigma factor; this encodes MSDKSIVKTVLEGDIDSFELLIIKYQKQLFNAILSLVKDTEVADDIVQEAFMKAFEKLETLRDKSQFYPWLKRIAINLALGHLNRSKRNVDVYSDNDEESERTDYFENIAADNNPEELLLKEELKRYVRKFVESLPDKLRLVVILREVEDMSYEEIADVLNIPVGTVRSRLFNARQIIKTRLINQGLADGLYKIS
- a CDS encoding SurA N-terminal domain-containing protein, with the translated sequence MLRVFREKKRLLSIFLWLVIAAFIGTIFLVWGMGGKTKQANFAIKVNDYEVSFAEYQKEYENFSNTLKSLLGGNLPDNLDINKQVIDGIVEKYLLIDEANKKGVFVSDIEVLHEIQKIPSFQTNGKFDGKRYMEVLKLNRMTPSQFERSIRTELIVNKMKALIENSVFVNEDEIKNEYNYRNTVAKISYIKISSEKFKNKVKYTDSELKDYFEKNKENYRVPEKIKVKYIMFDPEQFNKTFKATEEEIEKYYLQHPDEFQQKEEIAAKHILIRVKDWKNKNEVESAKKKISDILAKIKKGEKFEDLAKKYSEDPSAKNGGDLGYFTKGQMIKEFEDATFKLKKGEISDVVKTPVGFHIIKVYDYKPEKKLTLDEAKEQIIEKLKTLKKNAAFNEYVFNTYRDILKASNITAYALENKNIKVYETGYFSIFDNVPPIGNNIDLKNKLFRLDTAEITNIVDIQGVKYIFELEDRKDSYIPEFNTIKDEVTKDFIDDKAVELARQESENFLKKYKTINEIADKEKYSVTTTPYFKRTEPIPDLGINTDLSKDIFTNKGKLLSTPYEMGDNVYIISVIDVKTPDYNKITKEEKDEIKNYILNIKQNEALSSYIDKLRNQAKIEINPAIITK
- a CDS encoding gamma-glutamylcyclotransferase family protein; amino-acid sequence: MKDLFFFYGTLRLGCPISTVVLKNAKYITTITLQGKLYLTKDKYPLFVPGKEGLVIGDIFEVPASLIDQLDEYEEINSPHSPYERVKFNKNNITFWVYAAKKEFSKKLNELKVIPSGDWLNYIKQHRKNSLFSA
- a CDS encoding NifU family protein; this translates as MTLKERVQEVLNQVRPGLQADGGDVELIDVTEDGIVKVQLTGACGTCPFSTMTLKHGIEMRLKEMIPEIKEVIAL
- the nifU gene encoding Fe-S cluster assembly scaffold protein NifU — encoded protein: MAKGPYSDKVMDHFMNPRNMGEIEDANAIGEVGNPACGDVMKLYMKINDEGVVEDVKFKTFGCGAAIASSSMATELIKGRKVEEVLELTNEAIVEALDGLPPAKIHCSVMAEEAIEAALKDYYSRMGKDPKIVDEMKEKIKSKVVS
- a CDS encoding cysteine desulfurase family protein, coding for MIYMDNVAGTKPDKRVVEKMLPFISEKYGNPSAHFYPLGRESFEAIEEARGHVAALINAKPDNIIFTSCGTESNNLAIKGVANNPEYKDKKHIIISEIEHYSVQNVALKLTNYGYEVTKLKVDNTGLVNPQDLKKSIRKDTLLVSIMHANPEIGTIQDIEELGKVCKEAGVIFHVDAVASCGHVEVDVEKFQCDLLSIASQNFYGPRGAAALYIRDGVRITPLFDGGFQEKGYRSGSENVAAIVGMGEAARIAKEEMAEYSKKMIKLRQKLWDGLAKMFDFLHFTGHPEKRLPGHVSFWIEYIEGESLLMWYSLKGVCAASGSACSSNILAEDEEELEASHVLTAVGVPNDICAGSLTFSMSKYIEEKDVDYVLEITPGIVNRLCEMSPYFNKK
- a CDS encoding helix-turn-helix domain-containing protein, coding for MSEFAKLLKEKREEKGLSLKDISSNIKVSQHYLEFIEKGEYTKLPSYVHAYGFAKAYCEFLGLNFDELKSIFDEECKKEDFERKFVRIESDEIIQKEVNLKNIHRAIILFVVVLVLILGVVYYFLSVNKKKLSQKKDVIITETVAENITKYEDVIAANETESSSMEIDPAEILEKIKEKKLLDNETKHKVTLIFNDICWVNIKIDNSSVLDFIAEQGTKKEIKFKKYFLIDIGNAAALTIKYDNITFSRFGGYRQPVKNLYFTVNEDNYLMYEKIK